The Gloeocapsa sp. PCC 73106 genome segment GAGTGGGATCATCGGTTACATAATCTCCCGTTAGTAACACTAAATCTGGGTTTTCTTGGTTACTACGTGCAATTACTTCGATTAGTTGTTGCTCGGAAAGACGCAGCCCATCATAATGGAAATCCGACAGTTGTACTAATTTGGTTCCTGATAATTGAGCTGGTAGATCAGCGATCGCTATGGTCAGTCTTTCTATACTGAGTGGTTCTGATAAAGTCCAATACATAGTCTTTTTGCACCTAAAGCATAACTGATCAATCGACCATCATTTTAACCATTTTTCTACAATCTCTCTAATCTCACCTTCTTTATCCATTTTGACTATTTCTACGTTTAATCTTTGGACTTGTTGACTATCGTAGGGTAAAGCAAAACCATAGTTTTCCGTAGCTAGTACAAAGTTCGCTAATCTAAACTTTAAATTAGGATTTTGACTGAGATAATATCTTAAAGCTGGAGTATCGAACACTACCCCATCAACTTCTTTTTTAGTTAATAACTCGATCGCTTCACTGAGATTATTGGTTTCTAATAGTTTAGCGCCATAATATTCTGCCCACGAGGCTCCTGTCGTTCCAGACACTACTGCGATTTTTTGATTGAACAAGTCACGAGGCTCTTTGAATCTTGCGGTTGTTTGTTGAGATAAAGCGATCGTGAAAGCCGTAGCTAATCCCGCGGTTAAAGATGATGCGGTAACCATAGTAATCAACATCCAGACAGCAGTAAGAAATTTTCCTGTTTTAGTAATCGGGGCTTTATCTCCGTAACCAACAGTAGTTAGAGTGACTAAAGCGAACCACATACCGCTACTGATACCAGGGAGATATTCTTTAGGAAACTGTTCGGGGTTGCGTCGTTTTTCGGCTAACCAGAGGAGATTACCCATGGTAAATAGCAAGAGAATTAAAATACCAATAGATGAGATAAAAGCTAACCGAAAAAAAGGTTTAACGACAGTCCAGAGAGTAGGTTCATCCTCTGGCAACAATAGACCCATCTCAGCTATATAATAAGGCTGGCTAAATTGAACTATTTCCAGACGTTCCCCAGTAATACTGATGGGTCCAATCAATAGGTCTACTTCTCCTCTTACTAAAGCTTCTATACCTTCTTTAACAGAGGGTTGACGAATTAACTCATAGTCGAGATTTTCTGTTCTGGCAATTTCTTCCCAAACCTCTATACTAATCCCCTGGGGTATAGGTGTATCGTTGAAAACAAAAGGGGGAGACCCCACAGTTCCTACTCTAATTTTTTTAATCTGGGCGAATACGGGATTCGTTAAGAATATAGGGATTAAAGCAATCAGTATCCAGTGCGATCTAGGACGAAGCAACAGGCTTAACATTGGTCATCACAAATTTGGGTTTGAAACCCCGTCCAAAGCGCAAAGCGTAGGACGGCTTTACTTTCTCTAGCAACTAACAATTAAACCCGTAGAACGTCGGATTAATTTTACTTTAAGAGAGCTTATCTGCCCTAACCTTTTCCAGTTAGCATCGCTGACAGATATTTGTTTTTCGGTCTGTCCACTGACAAAGCCAATCCCTTTTGGGGTAAAGACTAAGTCACCTTTTCTTAAACCGAATTTTGTAGTTGTTCCTCCATATTTTCGCCTTACTCCCCCTTTGACTGGAACCATTAGATGAAGTTGACGACGACTGACTGGAGGTCTTTTAATTACAGCAAAGATTGCTGTTGTTAAGTTAACTTTTCCTTTCCATAGATGTCCATGGGAGGTAGTAGTATGAAAAGGTAAGTACTGTAAAAAATGGAAACAAGCTAAAGCGATACCATCGTTCGCATGACTCTCTGGACTTTGCTTGGCTTTATTTGTTGACTTTTCTAACCCTAAATGTTTTCTAAGATTAGATGTCTCCCAACCAAAGCGTGTATGAACAGGAGCAGTTTTAGACAATTGTTCGATCGCCCAGTTTTGTCCTACCATTACAGCTGAAAACCCTTTCCCTGATT includes the following:
- a CDS encoding transporter substrate-binding domain-containing protein, yielding MLSLLLRPRSHWILIALIPIFLTNPVFAQIKKIRVGTVGSPPFVFNDTPIPQGISIEVWEEIARTENLDYELIRQPSVKEGIEALVRGEVDLLIGPISITGERLEIVQFSQPYYIAEMGLLLPEDEPTLWTVVKPFFRLAFISSIGILILLLFTMGNLLWLAEKRRNPEQFPKEYLPGISSGMWFALVTLTTVGYGDKAPITKTGKFLTAVWMLITMVTASSLTAGLATAFTIALSQQTTARFKEPRDLFNQKIAVVSGTTGASWAEYYGAKLLETNNLSEAIELLTKKEVDGVVFDTPALRYYLSQNPNLKFRLANFVLATENYGFALPYDSQQVQRLNVEIVKMDKEGEIREIVEKWLK
- a CDS encoding RRXRR domain-containing protein, yielding MPRVPVISKDNIPLMPTKPSRARKWIKEGKALGQFNDLGIFYIQLTESPSSNQTQPISVGIDPGKLFSGIGVQSPLYTLWTAHLELPFKRVRKRMEKRRIMRRARRGRRINRKQTFELRAHRQKRFSNRKQSKLPPSIKANRQLEIRVVSELSKIYPITGIYFEYVKADVDLTSGRKGAKSGKGFSAVMVGQNWAIEQLSKTAPVHTRFGWETSNLRKHLGLEKSTNKAKQSPESHANDGIALACFHFLQYLPFHTTTSHGHLWKGKVNLTTAIFAVIKRPPVSRRQLHLMVPVKGGVRRKYGGTTTKFGLRKGDLVFTPKGIGFVSGQTEKQISVSDANWKRLGQISSLKVKLIRRSTGLIVSC